Below is a window of Populus alba chromosome 2, ASM523922v2, whole genome shotgun sequence DNA.
GCACAGTATGGGAAGTCGAAGATGTACTCttatccttctccttttctttctcagttAAAAGGTTAGTCAGGGTCTGCATGGCTTGTCAAATTTTATCCAAAGCACTATCAGTATAAGACACCCTATCATGGGATTCCTGCTCCTGGTTCTTACCAACATCCAGACCACCAACATCCAGACCATAGTCCCCTTCAAATTCAACCTCATCCTGAACTTCTGCTTCAATTGGTTGAGGTGAAGGGTTTCTAACTCTCTTTTTGCGCCTCTCCTTCCTAAGTTGAGCGATAGGAATGTCCTCTTGATCATCGgtattaattacatgtttagCCCTCGGcatatttctaaaaacaaaatgcatttttatcacaaggaagaagacatgcttgatgagaattcaaaatttcaaaaacaacaaacaaaacgaTACAGATTCTAATGCTCCACTTATTacaaaattttgaataataataaataaataaaatagattacgagattttaataaaaccatgctctgataccacctttgtcacgacccgaatcccggatccgtgaccggcaacgtaggagcggtgtcgaaaggacacctcacctacgctaagcctcagaacggacatatcaaaagaacaatttgttcaaaaaaatacgcagcggctcataatattcagaaatattatattattcaaatactgatgaaaccgaaagatagttattaaaacaaaaataataattcataatactcattacattgtcaaaatccaaatttaattaaaacaaggtaacagtggagcgtctaagacatcaaatcaaaactgaaaggaaagcctcgcgaacaagcaaggcataccgaccagaactgaagaagcggaaacactcaacaaaattccagaaactaagaacctgaaataatattaaaaaatgagaggtgagttcaaccaactcagtgagggaataacatttaatatacattttagatatttcagatattaataagttgtaagatgatttatcttaatatacatatacatatacttactaaacatattatcataacgtaacatattattataacgtagtggattacatgtcagagatcagatgacacccgaaggtgaccagatgacacccgaaggtgaccagatgacacccgtcggtgaccactgtgggatgatcaatcgccacaggctgatgcctctctcaccagctaggtaacagaatactatgtgcacacaggctaactattctccgttagcatagagtactgacaagtcccatatcaaggcataacaaatattcacataatcatcaaagaaacgtatatcatatcaaatagaatttactttaacagattgcgagtgaaaattcaataataaattagtactcggaaaataaagcaacatatataaatattcaagaaatttactagttgtactcattgtataatcaacatacatatttatttatattatatgcatattaaagattattccactcacccggaaaatatAGAACTAAAAGGAATGTCGGACGAAAGACCCGAAAATCCtattaaggatcgttaggagaacctacaataaatatatgaaatatactcaaaaacaaatcaaacaaaagataccaatgcataaaataaactggGCTTAATCTCTcgagtttagggactaaaacgacaattttccaaaacagggaccaaaatgtaattttaccaaaattgagGACCGAATTGTAAATACATAAtcatactgaaatttatccataattcgtccttatctttgtccagaatcttgaattatgccccaaggtccaaaatgtgattttatcaaacttttaggggtcaaatcgtaatttgtcaaattggaggaccaaactgaaaaatattaattatactggaattttgcctttaaatcatcctcagttctgttcagaacctcaatttatgccccagggaccaatctgcaaaatttccaaagttcagggactaaactgcaatttctgtaaattgagggaccaaactgaattttcgtcatcttcaacctcaaacccagaatttcaacagatcacctactgttagtTCCAGATTTATACCTCAACTTCATCATTTAATTcaaccataactcaaaatcatcatatttcTCTACAATCTCTCCAATTCaactaaataatcaaatacCCACATCAATCAACCCCTTAATTCAAACTAATTCATCaataaactcaaaattcaaaactctaaaattaatcaaaaaccgaaatttaaagctaaataaaacatattatacatattcaagCATAATTCTTACccttttacttgttttcttcaaccttttccttttccccttattttcccctcttttctcttcttcttcttcttcctctcttctctcctgCCGGTTCTCTCTCCAAATTCagatcctcttttttttttttttcttcttatatatatttatcaactattggtcaattaccacactacccctcaatcatttaccctctctttaagcctccaagggctttattgtattttctcattcctttttattacaaaacatcaCATTTTAGGAATACATTCAATATTCTATCAGATTCAACACAATCCACTCAAACTAGTACTATTGTGAAAGCTAAGAGGTAGGTTTAAATTTTAAGACCCAAGAAATTCAAGGCAACCACTGTATCTGACATCTTCAcgtttttgaaaacattttttagggttttggtgCTCAAAATGTACATGGTTTCTCCTAGAAAGCCATCGTGAATTTAAACAATAGGAAGGACTGTATTAGTATCAGTATTCCTTGAAAGAGTGGATGCAGTAgccaaaaaagaattaatatgcTAAATTAATGGCTCAAAATTAAGACAAGAGGCAGATGTAGATGGTCTATCTCTTTGGGGTGACGTAGGCCAGAAAAGTGAGAATTATCTTGGAAGATGAAAAGAGGAATATGGCTCCCAATGGCTTTCAAAAGGGATCGATCATTATCTGTCAGAAAAGTATACTGCATATTGATGATGcggaacaataataataaaaaaaaaagggttgagaattaaaagaaaaaagaaaaaaagaagaagccaacaaagagaagataataattgaaaaaagtcATAACTCTgcaatttttacttaatttattaaaattctttaatatttttaaaaatagaccAACTATAACAAGTAATTGGGTTCAAAGCATCTCTAATGCAACAGTTAAaagaatagataaaataaaaaacctccacttttatcttttatttttgcttttaaccATTCCAAACGGTCAGCcatataaataactaaaatagctatttttattttgaagttcCATTTCTATATTTCTctataaaaaggtaaaaataaatgaaaatacgCTTGCTTTGTTTGTTGgccaatgtttttttcatttatgtagaaaagaaaaacaatttttatccatgttgttatctttgatcaaattaagagaaagtaataatagtaactaatattgataaaaatataaagtggtatatcttaaatttattttttattatttgttttaatttgagattaattatattttatcttgttgaaAATACAACTAAACCAGTATATCAATACTTTTTTAGTTcccaaaaataatcaaattataatcGTTGTATGATTAGATTAATGTTAGAACAAGTAAGAGACaatgtttattattaattcatatGTATGGAAACTACAAAATTGCTAGACATTGAATGTGAGCTTCCTTTACAGGCTCAGGTTttcacttgagttttttttttttttttcttttaatgtagatagatttaaatttttcaagattttttaccAATTTTTTTATGAGCTAGTCAgaggatattttattttaatcaagtgattctaatcaattagttaataatttaatatactcGAACTTAAATgttcatacaataaaaaaataaaaataaaaagtaaaagcttccttttcttccttttcaacgATGAAGCTTGGAGCCATTGAGTTGGACTGAGAAGAGGCAGGGAGGTTTGTGTTGGCTGCTTTGAAAATTTGTTCAGAGAGGCAATAGAGCTTTGGCAGGATTTCCGGCCTTCTCTCGACGGTGTCGTCTCTCTTGCGTGGACAGTCTATTGAGGCCCAAATAGAAGATGATGGGCTTTTTGAAGTGGGTTAAGCATTGTTATTATAACAATCAGATAAGGAGGACCTCATGCACGGGTCAATGTTACTATTAAGGGGcccatttaatattttcttggaCTAAGAGGCCCATGTTACCGGCCTTCTCGGGTGAGCCCAGATGTATAGGACACTGAGAATGAGATTTCGTGCCTTCTCTCCGGAATAAGATTATGCGTGCTTTTTTAAAACCAGAAATAGTTTAGGTTGAGATCGTTTTTGCTTTGCAAATCCTTTGGACGATAACAGCGAGGTTTGAGGTTAGAGCCTATTGTCACTCGTTTTCTGAATTAAATCAACTAATTGTACGACGAGGCTTGAAGCAAACCtttcttgaaatcaaatttaatttagaaaataccTGATTACTTAAAATCTAGTTGGCATATTGTTCATATACACGTATCTAGATAAAGAAACTTGTTCGGGgttcaaaaaaatctaattacttatgagattttaaatttaattggtaTATTATTCATACTGCATGTATCCGGATAAAAAAAACTGCTCAGGATTTGAACCAACATGTGATTCTTATgtattatatcatatattctTCATCTGTAATTATATGatctattgttattatattatgcatgtgtaaATTAGAGAACGATCAATTTCGCACGCAAAAACATCTAATGATACTTACATAGCTGTAGTGAGTTTGATATTTGGTTCTTTCAAGagtaaaaatgaaaatgtttgGTGAATTTTTCAGAAAGATATTGAGAACGTCTATCGGTTGCATTGCGTCCATGTTTGTTTTTtcgatttaaatttaaattttaattaatactgcAATTCTAAAACataacatttattaaatgtCGCCgggtgctctttttttttttttttaaaaaaaccaaaattgagATGCCAAAGAAAATCCAGCAAAGCTCTGTTCTTGGAGACTCACTCCAAACCTGCCCACTGTTTGACAGCTGGACAATTCCCTTGGTTTTGCTGTTGTCAAGTAGCAGCCTCCATTTCATTTCAGCCGTAGATCCAATTTTGGACTGAAATTCGAAGCAGTTAAAGTTCGAACGTACTATCACCTCCCTTTCCCCTGTTTCTGCAGCGTTCAATCAACCTCCATCTCAGGCTTTCCAGCTATATGCAACAGCTAAAAGATAGCTGACGTAGCAAAGCTTGAAACAGTTACAAGAAAAGCAAAGTACgagacatttttatttatacacaaaaataaaaatactcatcACTTGTTTAAATTATCCATGCACATTCTTGTATTCCCCTTCTCCCTCaggcaaacaaacaaacaccttGTGGCTCACGCCTTTTCACGGAAAAAGCTCCACAATCCCCAACTAAACACaccaaaaaccaagaaaaaaagtctCCATCTAACATTTTTTCAAACCCCTCTCTTTGTTCTCCTCCTCCTTATTTGCCTTTTACTGTTTTTGCCCTTTTACAGAAAAGCCCGTATTGCTTGACATAGCTAGCGCTGAGGGAGTCTAAACCGAACCTGAGAAGCGGGCGACCGGACAGCGACACCGTGCCAGCAAATACCACCTTTGCACATCTCATGAACATTATTGACACGATCCTGTGAAATCGCATACATGGCTTTACGAGAAATATCCCACGTCAGCGTCCCAATCAAGATTAAACCCACAACAGCAGTAGACACAATCAACACGAATACACCACTGAAGCTCCTTCCACAGACCAGCCCGTAAGCCTTAATTCCCGCTATCACCGCCACGTAGATCGTCGTAAGATTCCCTATCACCGCATCAGACAGCGCCATGAAAAGACTCTGCACAATTGCTCGTAAATCTACCAGGGAAAGGAGGGTGTGTAGACAAGGTGGAAACCGCAAATGGAAACGGAGGTGGGTTTTTTAACGTTGGGAATGTCGGTTGAGGGGTAGATGATACTACGGGAAAGAGAGGGACTGAGGAATGTACTGGTTTATGTTGAGCTTATCTTCTGGCTCTTGGAAGGGAAAGTTGGGAGGTATCAGATTTTTGTCATGCATACGCCGATTCGAAAGTAACCAAAGAGATAGTACCACGTGCATTTCCTTGCTTCGAGATAGAGAAACCTTTGcgactattttattttagtgtttttaatattagaagCAGTAGATTCAAGGCTTTGATTATTCTTTTTGATAACGACGTCGTGGTAGATGAGGGTATTGCCATGACAGGGACGTTCTGTCTAACTGGCAAGGGACCGAGTAAATACGACGATGGCCAATTCGAAGGAGTTATGTTGTTATCTAACAAGAGGGCGCAgagaatttcaatttaatacaCAAGCGGTGTGAATTATTATTTGGTATCTgacaagcaaaaacaaaatattagctcaaagtttatataaaaaaaaagtattgatcgaggaaaaaaagaagaaatagttgATTTGCATATACATTTcaagttttgttgattttttgagCTTGAGAGATGAGACTGTTGTTATTTGGTAAACCAATCTGGTCATAccccaaaataattttcttctttatttttaataaaaaaaactcaaataacattgttttggataaaaaatttaaagaataaaattgattcggTGGTCATGAACTAATATGCaaggttaattaaaatttaattaggttacatttcaaaacacagttaaaaaaacaaccatccaAATTAAGCTTGAGTCACAATCACCAAGTCAACCCATAAAAATGGGTCTAGCTTAAATTGGCCCAATACGGTACCGTATTGTTGCAGAAAATAGTACATGATCTGCAAGAATCTTAGCTCCACCAATAGCCACACCCTCTCTTTAAACTGCCAAAGATTGATGTGATTAGCATCGATgatgcaagaaaacaaaatataaaaaagttttttcttctctttttttttggtttccagCCAAACTTTCACTGGTGACGCCCCCGGTCCAATCAGCATGctcttcaaatatatattttttctagtttcctTGAGCCACTCATAACCAGAGTCGCCGTGCCTAACCAGAccaaaattctcaaccaataATACAATCTCTTCTTGTAAATGTAGCCGCTGGTCACCCATGAATGTGAGGTGATGGGAGCCAGCTATAATATTGCCATCAGCACAATTAGAGAATAGtttttaggaataaaaaatagctGGAGGCCATGAAAACCAACCAAAaccactagttttttttttttttttaattgaccagGCGAGCCCATCACCGAGACCAATGAAAACTTTAATTCATATGTGAAGGTTCTTTACCGCTTTTATCAAGCATTAATGGGCTGTCTGAACCGTCTAGAGGACGTCTAAACTGGGGTTTTGGACCTCTTTTCCATTTTAAATTGATGCGCAGATAATTgtttctttgaaaacaaaatgtaCATAGTGTAAGGGAAAGGGCCGGGCCTAGATAACTTGGACTCCGATCAGTCTCGGTTATGCAGTGCTGAACTTTCGGGTCATCGAGATTCTCGTTGAAAGCTTGTCACGTGATGCCCTGCTCATTTATGCCCTCGCGTCATTAGCTCTGTGGGCCTCTCCTGGAGATCTTTGAATCACCCTTAATTGACAGCACTCTTGTTCTTTCCTTCCTTGGTCGTCCATAAAGTTATCCGCGTTTGAACTGTCATTATCCTGCCAACCAAACATGTATGTCTACGGAGCAAACTAGACTCTCGTGCTTCACTCTCCACGTCGAGTCAAGAATGATACCCACTAACATTCTGCCACGTTCAAACATCCGATTGACACGTCACGCCCCGTCCCATCATCCACCACTGCAATTCTGAGCCAATCCGAGCGGTCAACCACACTCCTTTCTCAATTCATCAAGTGGGTCCGACCTGACAGTTTCTTTCCCCTACGTCAACTAACGACTCAATCACCAATAAATCAAAGCCACGTGTATATACAGATATTTCTAACCTTCATGCTGGCATCACAACCCA
It encodes the following:
- the LOC118052686 gene encoding uncharacterized protein, yielding MALSDAVIGNLTTIYVAVIAGIKAYGLVCGRSFSGVFVLIVSTAVVGLILIGTLTWDISRKAMYAISQDRVNNVHEMCKGGICWHGVAVRSPASQVRFRLPQR